In Caldicoprobacter guelmensis, the sequence CATATTTTTAAACATTATAGCAAAGACATATTATTGAGGTTAGTTAAAGTTTGTGCCCTATGCCACGATATTGGCAAAGCAACTTTGTATTTCCAGGAGTATTTATTTGCTTCAGGGAGTATTAAAAATAAGCTTAAGGGGAAAGAAGAAACCCATCATGGATTGTTATCTGCGATAGCAGCATATTTTGCTGCTAAAGCAGAGTTTCAAGGTGATACATTTAAAAGCGATGAAGGCATCTTTTTGCCCTTCATCGCTTTTTTGGCTGTTCGTCGCCACCATGGTAACTTTATGGATGTGATGAATGAGGCAATATTGAGCGAAAGAGAAAAAAGCGTTTTGTTAAGACAGGTGGAGAGCATAGATGATTTGAAATTGGCCGTTGTCAATAAAAGTCTCCGTCAAGCGGGATTAAAGGTGGATATAACTGTTGTAAGATTGAAAGAATGGGTTATCTCTTTTCCGGATGAACTGCGGCGTTTGAGGATGGGACTGCGTAAGCTAGAAAAGGCTCGGGATATTGAACCGTATATACTGACTAATTTTGTGTTTTCCCTGTTGATAGATGCTGATAAAAGTGAGGTTACTATAGGAAAAAATGTTGAGCGGCCAAATGTTGATTTGGGAGAATATGTTGTGGATGAGTACAAAACCACTATGGAGATAAAGGATAGTTGGTTAAATAGCTTAAGACAACAAGCATATCATGAGGTCTTGTCTGCTCCGGTGGATTTAAATGCCAAAATCATGTCAATAAATCTTCCCACAGGTCTGGGTAAGACTTTGACATCTCTGGCTTTTGCTTTTAAGCTAAGGAGACAAATTCAGTCAACAAAAGGGTATACCCCACGCATTATATATTCGCTTCCGTTTCTTAGCATCATTGAGCAAAATGCAGAGATAATTGAAAGGGTATTAGCTGTCAATGGGTTTGATGTTGATAATAGCTTATTGTTAAAACATCATCATTTAGCAGAGGTACGCTATAGAAAAGAACAGCAAGAATTCGAAATTGATGACGCTGAGATATTGATAGAGGGATGGAATTCTGAGATAGTGGTCACCACTTTTGTTCAGCTTTTTCACACTTTGCTGTCAAATAAAAATCATGACCTGCGTAAATTTCACCGTTTAAGCGGCAGTATAATCATACTAGATGAAGTGCAGTCTATCCCTACGCGTTATTGGTTGCTTATCGGAGAACTTTTTAAAAAGTTAATCCAGGAACTTGATACTTATGTAATATTTGTAACTGCTACTGAACCTTTAATTTTTTCCAGGAATGATATAAGCTGTTTGGTAAACAGGGAGTTTTATTTTAACAGCATGGATAGGGTGACTATCGTACCAAGGTTAGAGGAGAGTTTAACGCTGGAGGAATTTGTGGAAAGAATTGAATTGCAAAATGATAAAAGCTATTTGTTTATTTTAAATACAATCAACTCGGCAAAAACCTTATACGAGCTTTTAAAAGAAAAAACAGGGGAAGAAATAGCGTATTTGTCGACTCACGTGGTGCCTTATGAAAGGCTTGAACGCATAAAACTCATGAAGGCTGGGAAGGTAAGGCTTGCAGTTACTACGCAGGTGGTGGAGGCAGGTGTGGATATCGATTTTGACGTAGTATATAGAGATTTAGCCCCTCTCGATTCAATAAACCAGGCAGCGGGCCGCTGTAACCGGAATGGCATGAGAAAAGGAGAAGTTATAGTGGTTTCGCTTAAAGATGAAAGAAGGTCATACGCTTCTTATGTTTACGATTCTGTGCTTTTAGATATAACTAGAAAGATACTGCAGGGGAGAGATTTTGTGGCTGAAAGGGACTTTTTAAACATAATTGAAGAATATTACGTTCAAGTACAAGCCAAAAAATCTAATGACCTGTCGAGAGAACTTTTAGAAGCTGTTTACAAGATGAAGTATGAAAGTGTGGATGGTACTAGATGTATAGC encodes:
- the cas3 gene encoding CRISPR-associated helicase Cas3' — protein: MENALYSSELYSHEDKVLEEHLINVADIAVQNLYSAPDHIFKHYSKDILLRLVKVCALCHDIGKATLYFQEYLFASGSIKNKLKGKEETHHGLLSAIAAYFAAKAEFQGDTFKSDEGIFLPFIAFLAVRRHHGNFMDVMNEAILSEREKSVLLRQVESIDDLKLAVVNKSLRQAGLKVDITVVRLKEWVISFPDELRRLRMGLRKLEKARDIEPYILTNFVFSLLIDADKSEVTIGKNVERPNVDLGEYVVDEYKTTMEIKDSWLNSLRQQAYHEVLSAPVDLNAKIMSINLPTGLGKTLTSLAFAFKLRRQIQSTKGYTPRIIYSLPFLSIIEQNAEIIERVLAVNGFDVDNSLLLKHHHLAEVRYRKEQQEFEIDDAEILIEGWNSEIVVTTFVQLFHTLLSNKNHDLRKFHRLSGSIIILDEVQSIPTRYWLLIGELFKKLIQELDTYVIFVTATEPLIFSRNDISCLVNREFYFNSMDRVTIVPRLEESLTLEEFVERIELQNDKSYLFILNTINSAKTLYELLKEKTGEEIAYLSTHVVPYERLERIKLMKAGKVRLAVTTQVVEAGVDIDFDVVYRDLAPLDSINQAAGRCNRNGMRKGEVIVVSLKDERRSYASYVYDSVLLDITRKILQGRDFVAERDFLNIIEEYYVQVQAKKSNDLSRELLEAVYKMKYESVDGTRCIADFKLIEEDYPKVDVFVELNEEAKQIWQRYIQIKEIKDLFERRLHFSRIKADFYKYTVSVPQKMQNIPPAVKDFLYVSNNTLNEYYDKNTGFITKGVTAIW